A genomic region of Dictyoglomus sp. NZ13-RE01 contains the following coding sequences:
- a CDS encoding GMP synthase (glutamine-hydrolyzing): MFAVIDFGSQYTQLIARRLRELKVYSLIFPPNVETRELEGVEGIILSGGPGSVYEDSLDLNMDIFNINVPILGICFGFQLIAKIFGGEVVKGEKGEYGLTKIKIINPSKLLEGLNEEEIVWMSHQDVVSKLPSGFVPLAISENNYLSAYESIEKNIYGVQFHPEVSHTKKGREILKNFVFKICGSKESWNLSKFVEDSIKEVRERVGNEKVLLAVSGGVDSSTLAVLLSKAIGDQLTAVFVDHGLLRKGERNEVENALRSLGVNLVVIDAKDRFLEKLKGVQDPEEKRKIIGHEFIKVFEEFAKQYGPFKYLAQGTLYPDVIESAQSKTGKAAKIKSHHNVGGLPSNLQFEIIEPFRYLFKDEVRKIAEILGLPQSFISRQPYPGPGLAVRIVGEITEERLDILREADAILQEELRKWEGYEHIWQSFAVLLPVRSVGVKGDKRSYEYTIALRIVESEDGMTAQWVKVPYEILERIATRITNEVKNINRVVLDITNKPPATIEWE; this comes from the coding sequence ATGTTTGCAGTTATCGATTTTGGTTCCCAATATACTCAATTAATTGCAAGAAGACTAAGGGAATTAAAAGTATACTCCTTAATTTTTCCTCCTAATGTAGAGACGAGAGAGCTTGAGGGGGTAGAGGGGATAATTTTATCTGGAGGACCTGGAAGTGTTTATGAGGATAGTCTTGATTTAAATATGGATATCTTTAATATTAATGTTCCAATATTGGGGATTTGTTTTGGTTTTCAATTAATAGCTAAGATCTTTGGAGGAGAAGTTGTAAAGGGTGAGAAAGGGGAATACGGACTTACAAAGATAAAAATTATAAATCCATCAAAACTACTTGAAGGTTTAAATGAAGAAGAGATTGTTTGGATGAGTCATCAAGATGTAGTTTCAAAACTTCCAAGTGGATTTGTACCTTTAGCTATATCAGAGAATAATTACCTTTCCGCCTATGAGTCGATAGAGAAAAACATATACGGAGTACAGTTTCATCCAGAGGTAAGTCATACTAAAAAAGGAAGGGAAATATTAAAAAATTTTGTTTTCAAAATCTGTGGGAGTAAAGAAAGCTGGAACTTAAGTAAATTTGTTGAAGATAGTATTAAAGAGGTTAGGGAGCGTGTTGGGAATGAAAAGGTCCTTTTGGCAGTAAGTGGAGGGGTAGACTCTTCAACTTTAGCTGTTTTACTTAGTAAGGCTATTGGTGACCAACTTACTGCTGTTTTTGTGGATCATGGTCTACTTAGAAAGGGAGAGAGAAATGAAGTTGAAAATGCATTAAGAAGTTTAGGAGTTAATCTTGTGGTAATTGATGCTAAAGATAGATTTTTAGAAAAATTAAAAGGAGTTCAGGATCCAGAAGAGAAAAGAAAGATAATTGGACATGAATTTATTAAAGTATTCGAAGAATTTGCAAAACAATATGGACCATTTAAGTACTTAGCCCAAGGCACTCTTTATCCTGATGTAATAGAAAGTGCCCAATCCAAGACAGGTAAGGCTGCAAAAATAAAATCTCATCATAACGTAGGTGGGCTTCCTTCAAACCTGCAATTTGAAATAATAGAACCTTTTAGATATTTATTCAAGGATGAGGTTAGAAAAATAGCAGAAATATTAGGATTACCTCAAAGCTTTATTAGTAGACAACCTTATCCAGGTCCTGGATTAGCTGTTAGAATTGTTGGAGAAATAACAGAAGAAAGATTGGATATTTTGAGAGAGGCGGATGCTATACTTCAGGAGGAATTACGAAAGTGGGAAGGCTATGAACATATTTGGCAGTCATTTGCGGTATTACTTCCTGTAAGAAGTGTAGGAGTAAAAGGGGATAAAAGATCTTATGAGTATACAATTGCTTTGAGAATTGTTGAAAGTGAAGACGGAATGACTGCCCAATGGGTAAAAGTCCCTTATGAGATATTGGAAAGAATAGCTACTCGTATAACTAACGAAGTAAAGAATATTAATAGAGTGGTTTTAGATATTACAAATAAACCCCCAGCCACAATAGAATGGGAGTAA
- the gyrB gene encoding DNA topoisomerase (ATP-hydrolyzing) subunit B, translated as MVPKKDSYTAESIQILEGTEAVRKRPGMYIGDTGVRGLHHLVFELVDNSIDEVFSGYCNYILVVIKKDGGIIVEDNGRGIPVDIHPQAKKSALEVVLTTLHAGGKFSNSIYKISGGLHGVGLSVVNALSSYLEVEVKREGKIYRQVYEKGKPKTPVEVVGQSESSGTKILFYPDPSIFETVNFDYDIIANRLRELAFLNKEVTIELIDERTNKRNVFHFEGGLTEFIDFLSKGKEVLHKPCYFKREEGNLVLEVVFQYNTGYDELILSYVNGIHTIEGGTHVSGFRIALTRVVNNFARSWNMWKESESLSGEDVREGLIAIINTKVPEPQFEGQTKTKLGNSEVRKFVESVTDEELSRFFSENPDVGKLIINKIIEAYRARQAARKARELVRRKSLLESTLLPGKLADCSEKDPKFCELFIVEGESAGGSAKQGRDRRYQAILPLRGKILNVEKAQHLAKILSSEEIKAIIASLGTGIGQDFDLSKLRYHKIIIMTDADVDGAHIRTLLLTFFYRHLRPLIEGGYVYIAQPPLYLLKRGKEERYVYSEEEKEKVLKEWGNPDNVYIQRYKGLGEMDPEQLRETTMDPQKRILLQVTIEDALEAERIFSVLMGNNVEERRMFIEEKAKFVRNLDI; from the coding sequence ATGGTTCCGAAAAAAGATAGTTATACTGCAGAAAGCATACAAATTCTTGAGGGAACTGAAGCTGTAAGAAAAAGACCTGGAATGTATATTGGAGATACAGGCGTTCGAGGTCTTCATCACTTAGTATTTGAACTTGTTGATAACAGTATTGATGAAGTTTTTTCAGGATATTGTAATTATATATTGGTGGTAATTAAAAAGGATGGGGGGATTATAGTAGAAGATAATGGAAGAGGTATTCCTGTAGATATTCACCCACAGGCGAAAAAGTCTGCCTTAGAGGTAGTTTTAACTACTTTACATGCTGGTGGTAAATTTTCAAATTCAATCTACAAAATTAGTGGTGGATTGCATGGTGTAGGACTTTCCGTAGTAAATGCATTATCATCCTATCTTGAAGTTGAAGTTAAAAGAGAAGGAAAAATATATAGACAAGTTTATGAGAAAGGGAAACCTAAAACCCCAGTTGAGGTAGTAGGTCAGTCAGAAAGCTCTGGTACAAAAATACTTTTTTATCCTGATCCCTCCATATTTGAGACTGTAAATTTTGATTATGATATTATTGCAAATAGACTTAGAGAGCTTGCCTTTCTAAACAAAGAAGTGACTATTGAACTTATCGACGAAAGAACAAACAAAAGGAATGTTTTTCATTTTGAAGGTGGTTTAACAGAATTCATTGATTTTCTTTCAAAGGGTAAAGAGGTTTTGCATAAACCTTGTTACTTTAAGAGAGAAGAAGGGAATTTAGTCCTCGAAGTGGTATTTCAATATAACACAGGTTATGATGAATTGATTTTGTCTTATGTTAATGGTATTCACACTATTGAGGGAGGAACTCATGTTTCTGGATTTCGTATTGCTCTTACAAGAGTAGTTAATAATTTTGCGAGATCTTGGAATATGTGGAAGGAATCAGAGTCGTTATCTGGTGAGGATGTAAGGGAAGGCTTGATAGCCATCATTAATACAAAGGTACCTGAGCCACAATTTGAAGGGCAAACAAAAACAAAACTTGGAAATTCTGAGGTCAGAAAGTTTGTAGAATCAGTCACAGATGAGGAATTAAGTAGGTTTTTCTCAGAAAATCCTGACGTTGGAAAGTTGATAATTAATAAGATTATTGAAGCATACCGAGCAAGACAAGCAGCAAGAAAGGCAAGAGAGTTAGTAAGAAGGAAAAGTCTATTAGAATCTACTTTACTTCCTGGGAAGCTTGCGGATTGTAGTGAAAAAGATCCTAAGTTTTGTGAGCTTTTTATAGTAGAGGGAGAGTCAGCAGGCGGTTCTGCAAAACAAGGAAGAGATAGAAGATATCAGGCCATTCTCCCTTTAAGAGGTAAAATATTGAATGTAGAGAAGGCTCAACATTTAGCGAAAATTTTATCAAGCGAGGAGATTAAAGCTATAATTGCAAGTCTTGGAACTGGTATAGGGCAAGATTTTGATTTATCAAAATTGAGATATCATAAGATTATAATAATGACAGATGCAGATGTAGATGGAGCTCACATAAGGACCTTACTTCTTACCTTTTTCTATAGACATTTAAGACCGTTAATTGAAGGTGGATATGTTTATATAGCACAGCCTCCTTTATACCTTTTAAAGAGGGGAAAAGAGGAGAGGTATGTTTACAGTGAAGAAGAAAAGGAAAAAGTATTAAAGGAATGGGGAAACCCGGATAATGTTTATATTCAAAGATATAAAGGATTGGGAGAGATGGATCCAGAGCAATTAAGGGAAACCACAATGGACCCTCAAAAAAGAATTCTTCTACAAGTAACAATAGAAGATGCTTTAGAGGCTGAAAGAATCTTCTCAGTTCTAATGGGAAACAATGTAGAAGAGAGAAGAATGTTTATAGAAGAGAAAGCAAAGTTTGTAAGAAATTTGGATATTTAA
- the priA gene encoding primosomal protein N' produces the protein MLIAKVILFDTRIPEKDFLYYYIPEELVDSAQVGKAVIIPLKKRRVLGYIWDISEEEVQGLELKPITAVLEKFPILSSSLISLVNWISEYYENSLFKSANYIFPSGINLKLKRIFKRVEPCSTKLTKKQEEVYEILKEEKNLEKLKKEVKVSESLLRDLIRKNVITERIEVELSEKIPRKEFFYIPKRDNWDIDKDSLLEFSKLKQSLSNKPLLLFVENRKERWRIYIEVIKYFFNKEKQVLIIFPTLNSLFDFLQFLEDKVPIKYYPYHGLLTPAQSYQVYKLSYEEKPILIVSSGKGIFLPFSSLGVIILDEEENEFYNMREKEPRFDVSKVAVKRAELDKIPIILGTSSPSVASFYNSIKGVYSLYRKSAKKPKISVIDMRRGKGEVLSYYTLKRVKEVLYNNKQVFFLLNRLGYSTYLQCNDCGYTFYCPHCSTSLVYHSDTLELKCHYCGYSMPAVTTCPKCGGYSFNYGGLGTEKLESYLKRLFPKKIVQRWDSEKDIKDETILYKSDIIVGTRLIVPWIPRMSVGLLIVVNLDNFLHLPDFSMPEKIFHLIRRIMSDFPGEELIIQTYSSQHYVIRALKANFYNLFLHEELNLRKTLSYPPFSTLHQILLIGDDENELIEEGIKLRDMIKEKYENLSILGPAPFFPMVLREKYRYQLIIKDESDLPLNLKNIVEYNNTFASYKVIINKDVREIL, from the coding sequence GTGTTAATTGCTAAGGTTATACTTTTTGATACGCGTATCCCTGAGAAAGATTTCCTTTATTACTATATTCCTGAAGAATTAGTAGATTCTGCTCAGGTTGGTAAAGCGGTAATAATACCTCTTAAGAAGAGAAGAGTCTTAGGCTATATCTGGGACATATCAGAAGAAGAAGTTCAAGGTTTAGAGTTAAAACCAATAACGGCTGTTTTAGAGAAATTTCCTATTTTATCCTCTTCTCTTATCTCTTTGGTTAATTGGATAAGTGAATATTATGAAAATTCTCTTTTCAAATCCGCAAACTATATCTTTCCATCTGGCATAAATTTAAAATTGAAAAGAATATTTAAAAGAGTAGAACCATGTAGCACTAAACTTACTAAAAAACAAGAAGAAGTTTATGAGATATTAAAGGAAGAAAAAAATTTAGAAAAACTCAAAAAAGAGGTTAAAGTTTCTGAGTCTCTATTAAGAGATCTAATAAGAAAAAATGTTATTACTGAAAGAATCGAGGTAGAATTATCGGAGAAAATACCAAGAAAAGAGTTTTTTTATATACCTAAAAGAGATAACTGGGATATTGATAAGGATAGTCTGTTAGAGTTTAGTAAGTTAAAACAAAGTTTAAGTAATAAGCCGTTGTTATTATTTGTAGAAAACAGGAAGGAACGTTGGAGAATATATATAGAAGTAATAAAATATTTCTTCAATAAGGAAAAGCAAGTATTAATTATTTTTCCAACCTTAAATTCTCTTTTTGATTTTCTTCAATTTTTAGAAGATAAGGTACCAATTAAATATTATCCATATCATGGTCTTCTTACGCCTGCTCAGTCTTATCAGGTGTATAAGTTATCATATGAGGAAAAACCTATTTTAATTGTATCTTCTGGAAAGGGAATTTTTTTACCCTTCAGTAGTTTAGGAGTAATCATATTGGATGAGGAAGAAAATGAATTCTATAATATGAGAGAAAAGGAGCCAAGATTTGATGTATCAAAAGTTGCTGTTAAAAGAGCAGAACTTGATAAAATACCTATTATCTTAGGAACAAGCTCTCCCTCAGTAGCATCTTTTTATAATTCCATAAAAGGGGTTTACTCTCTTTACAGAAAGTCAGCAAAAAAGCCTAAAATATCTGTTATCGATATGAGGAGAGGGAAGGGAGAAGTTCTTTCCTATTATACTTTAAAAAGGGTGAAAGAGGTTCTATATAATAATAAACAGGTCTTTTTTTTACTAAATAGATTGGGCTATTCTACATACCTTCAGTGCAATGATTGTGGTTATACTTTTTATTGTCCTCATTGTAGTACATCTTTAGTTTACCATTCTGATACACTTGAGTTAAAGTGCCATTATTGTGGATATAGTATGCCTGCTGTTACAACTTGTCCTAAATGTGGTGGTTACAGTTTTAATTATGGAGGATTAGGTACAGAAAAATTGGAAAGTTATCTGAAAAGATTATTTCCAAAAAAGATTGTACAGAGATGGGATAGTGAAAAAGATATAAAAGATGAGACTATTTTATACAAGAGTGATATTATAGTGGGAACAAGACTCATTGTTCCATGGATTCCTCGTATGTCTGTAGGGTTATTAATTGTAGTCAACTTGGATAATTTTTTACATCTTCCTGATTTTTCTATGCCCGAGAAGATATTTCACTTAATAAGAAGAATAATGTCAGACTTTCCAGGAGAAGAATTAATAATTCAAACTTATTCCTCACAGCATTATGTCATTAGGGCTCTAAAAGCAAATTTTTATAACCTTTTTCTTCATGAGGAACTTAATTTAAGAAAAACCTTAAGTTATCCTCCATTCTCTACATTACATCAAATTCTATTAATAGGTGATGATGAAAATGAATTGATAGAAGAAGGTATAAAGCTAAGAGATATGATAAAAGAAAAATATGAAAATTTATCTATTTTAGGTCCTGCCCCTTTCTTTCCTATGGTTTTAAGAGAAAAATATAGATATCAATTAATAATTAAAGATGAAAGTGATCTTCCTTTAAACTTGAAAAATATTGTAGAATACAATAATACTTTTGCAAGTTATAAGGTTATAATTAACAAAGATGTTAGGGAAATTTTATGA
- a CDS encoding guanylate kinase — translation MNSSGLLFVLSGPSGVGKDAVLDKLLNKIPNLVKSISVTTRPMRVGERNGENYFFVDEKTFKEMVEKGEFLEWAQVHSYFYGTPKKFVEENIRQGRDVILKIDVQGGLNVKNLYKSAILIFLLPPSLDELRRRLVGRETEKSSDLEIRWKNVPLEISKIFYYDYLVVNDNIDEAVENVKAIILAERCRLTKEKAEYWLKKLGGCEQ, via the coding sequence ATGAATTCATCAGGACTTCTTTTTGTACTTTCTGGACCATCTGGGGTAGGAAAGGATGCTGTCTTGGATAAATTACTAAATAAAATTCCAAATTTAGTTAAATCTATTTCGGTAACAACAAGACCCATGAGGGTAGGGGAGAGGAATGGAGAAAATTATTTTTTTGTAGATGAAAAAACTTTTAAAGAAATGGTTGAAAAGGGAGAATTTTTAGAATGGGCTCAGGTTCATTCTTATTTTTATGGTACTCCTAAAAAATTTGTTGAAGAAAATATAAGACAGGGAAGGGATGTAATTTTAAAGATAGATGTTCAGGGGGGATTAAATGTAAAGAATTTATATAAATCTGCAATTCTTATCTTTTTGCTTCCTCCTTCTTTGGATGAGTTGAGAAGAAGATTAGTTGGGAGAGAAACTGAAAAAAGTAGTGATCTGGAAATAAGGTGGAAAAATGTGCCACTTGAAATTTCTAAAATTTTTTATTATGATTATTTAGTTGTGAATGATAACATAGATGAGGCTGTTGAGAATGTGAAAGCAATTATTTTAGCAGAGAGATGTAGACTTACAAAGGAAAAAGCAGAATATTGGTTAAAGAAATTAGGAGGTTGTGAGCAATGA
- a CDS encoding glycosyl transferase, whose protein sequence is MRSLIIDLRMINYSGIGTYLKNLVPFFKDSIFSLKVLGNVREVKNFLKDDIEIIPFGAPIYSISEQLSYPLIIPRCDVFWSPHFNAPILPIKAKKRIVTIHDVYHLAFYESFNSLQKVYIKLVINSAVNLSDKIITVSNFSKSEIIKYTKVNPEKIEVIYNGVDNNRFKILDRKVLEPFRSKYPENFILYVGNVKPHKNLKNLLKAFSIIQKKNYKDYYLVIVGKKEGFITGDKEIFQILEDSYELRTKVIFTGYIEDDELPVLYNLARLFVFPSLYEGFGLPPLEAMACGCPTVVSNLSAIPEVCGDASFYVNPLEPEEIALGILKVLNSDDLRKNLIEKGLERVKSFNWEKSAKKHRETILTLLDRG, encoded by the coding sequence ATGAGAAGTTTAATAATAGATCTTAGAATGATAAATTATTCTGGGATTGGGACTTATTTGAAAAATTTAGTTCCATTCTTTAAAGATTCTATTTTTTCCCTAAAAGTCTTAGGAAATGTTAGAGAAGTGAAAAATTTTTTAAAGGATGATATAGAGATAATTCCATTTGGTGCACCTATTTATTCCATTTCCGAACAATTAAGTTATCCTTTAATAATTCCAAGATGTGATGTTTTTTGGTCTCCTCACTTTAATGCACCAATATTACCAATAAAAGCAAAAAAAAGAATAGTTACAATTCACGATGTTTATCATCTTGCTTTTTATGAGAGCTTTAATTCTTTGCAAAAAGTATATATAAAGCTTGTTATTAATAGTGCGGTAAATCTTTCTGATAAAATTATTACAGTATCTAACTTTTCTAAATCTGAAATCATTAAGTATACAAAAGTAAATCCAGAAAAAATAGAAGTCATTTATAATGGTGTAGATAATAATAGGTTTAAAATTTTGGATAGAAAAGTTTTAGAACCATTTAGATCGAAATATCCGGAGAATTTTATTCTATATGTAGGAAATGTAAAGCCTCATAAGAATTTGAAAAATCTGTTGAAAGCCTTTTCTATAATTCAAAAAAAGAACTACAAAGATTACTATTTGGTAATTGTTGGCAAAAAAGAGGGTTTTATAACTGGTGATAAAGAAATTTTTCAAATTCTTGAGGATAGTTATGAATTGAGAACCAAAGTAATATTTACAGGTTATATAGAAGATGACGAACTTCCTGTACTATATAATCTTGCAAGGTTATTCGTATTTCCTTCATTATATGAAGGATTTGGTCTTCCTCCCCTTGAAGCTATGGCTTGTGGATGTCCCACAGTTGTATCTAATCTATCCGCAATACCTGAAGTTTGTGGAGATGCAAGTTTTTACGTAAATCCATTAGAACCTGAAGAAATTGCCCTTGGAATTTTAAAGGTTTTAAACAGTGATGATCTAAGGAAAAATTTAATCGAAAAAGGATTAGAAAGAGTAAAATCCTTTAATTGGGAAAAATCAGCCAAGAAACATAGAGAAACTATTCTAACTCTTCTGGATAGGGGATAA
- a CDS encoding lactate utilization protein gives MRELEKWLGEKQLQRVEELLKERGFNVLLVENKEMAKEKVLELIPEGATVGIGGSMTIREIGIIEELEKRGFEIYHHWKPGLSPDEDLEIRKKELISDVFLSSVNAITFSGEIVNIDGVGNRVSAQIFGPKKVILVVGKNKLVVNLETAIWHIKNVVAPLNAKRLNLDLPCGTLGYCADCSNPKKMCRVITIMEAPPSKTEIWIILVNENLGF, from the coding sequence ATGAGAGAATTAGAAAAATGGCTTGGAGAGAAACAACTTCAGAGAGTAGAGGAATTATTAAAGGAAAGAGGATTTAATGTATTATTAGTTGAAAATAAAGAGATGGCAAAAGAGAAAGTTTTGGAACTTATACCAGAAGGAGCAACAGTTGGTATTGGTGGAAGCATGACCATAAGAGAAATAGGAATAATTGAAGAATTAGAAAAGAGAGGCTTTGAGATTTACCATCATTGGAAACCTGGATTATCCCCAGATGAAGATTTAGAGATAAGAAAAAAAGAATTAATTTCTGATGTTTTCTTATCAAGCGTAAATGCTATTACTTTTTCAGGAGAAATAGTCAATATTGATGGAGTAGGTAATAGAGTTTCAGCGCAAATATTTGGTCCTAAGAAGGTGATTTTAGTTGTTGGTAAAAATAAATTGGTAGTCAACTTGGAAACTGCCATTTGGCATATTAAAAATGTAGTAGCACCATTAAATGCTAAAAGACTTAATTTAGATCTACCTTGTGGTACCTTAGGATATTGCGCTGATTGTAGTAATCCTAAGAAAATGTGTAGAGTTATAACTATTATGGAAGCTCCACCATCTAAAACTGAAATTTGGATTATATTAGTAAATGAAAACTTAGGGTTTTAA
- the def gene encoding peptide deformylase → MILKIYTIEHPVLRKKAKNVEKIDNNIKKLAEAMFETLKTVDGVGLAAPQVGKSLRMAVISYEDQDLVIINPEIIEKEGEWVDIEGCLSIPGVEIPVKRAQKITVRFQDLNGKTIVMKAEGMWARIFQHEIDHLDGILIVDKIEEDVKV, encoded by the coding sequence ATGATTTTAAAAATTTATACTATTGAACATCCTGTCTTAAGAAAAAAGGCGAAAAATGTAGAAAAGATAGATAATAATATAAAAAAATTAGCGGAAGCAATGTTTGAAACCTTAAAAACTGTAGATGGTGTTGGACTTGCCGCTCCACAAGTAGGAAAAAGTTTGAGAATGGCTGTTATTTCTTACGAGGATCAAGATTTGGTAATAATAAATCCTGAGATTATTGAGAAAGAAGGGGAATGGGTAGATATTGAGGGATGTTTGAGTATTCCAGGAGTTGAAATTCCGGTAAAGAGAGCTCAAAAGATTACAGTAAGATTCCAAGATTTGAATGGAAAAACAATAGTAATGAAGGCTGAAGGAATGTGGGCGAGAATTTTCCAACATGAAATAGACCACTTAGATGGTATCTTGATTGTTGATAAGATTGAAGAAGATGTAAAGGTATGA
- a CDS encoding sugar kinase: MSLKNLLTIDLGTTNIKIFLWNKKGKIISKKVIPTQISSDYSISPNFIKEAIYNTLREMPLKSIGGISVSGMGEAGLLIDEEGKPLTNIFSWLDLRGEKELNILNSINKERIFEITGLKVSPKYSLAKILWVRENQKDIWSRVWKWLNAVDFVNYLLTGEVITDYSLASRMLIFDIRNKYWSKEILNLCGLNESILPNIKACGSYIGDYNTIPVFLGGHDHPIGSFPLELDYSTLYDSWGTAEAFFLLSDNLNILKDVGKKGFSVGCLLEDRYYLLGGIHFSGGIYNWIRNGLNIKRKIERINFQFENELFFFPYILGRNIPSPNKDAKGMFFGITIKTTLNDLLQSIWEGLFFETRLIIEEIRNIGFNIEKIILGGGMCRFKNIVQLKADILNTPLFVSKERELTSKGTAYLIANNIYPKNYAENFKVKEFTLYEPINKLDYYEEKFKKYKELLQKFYS; this comes from the coding sequence ATGAGTCTTAAAAATCTCCTAACAATTGATTTAGGAACAACAAACATAAAAATTTTTCTTTGGAACAAGAAAGGAAAAATTATTTCTAAAAAAGTTATACCAACCCAAATAAGTAGTGATTATTCCATATCACCGAACTTTATAAAAGAAGCCATCTATAATACATTAAGGGAAATGCCTTTAAAAAGTATAGGCGGTATTTCAGTCTCTGGAATGGGGGAGGCTGGTCTACTCATTGACGAAGAAGGAAAACCACTTACCAATATATTTTCTTGGTTAGACCTTAGAGGAGAAAAGGAGTTGAACATTCTAAATTCCATTAACAAGGAAAGAATTTTTGAAATTACTGGATTAAAAGTTTCACCTAAATATTCGTTAGCGAAGATTTTATGGGTAAGGGAAAATCAAAAAGATATATGGAGTAGAGTATGGAAATGGCTAAATGCTGTAGATTTTGTGAATTATTTACTGACTGGTGAAGTTATAACTGATTATTCTTTGGCAAGTAGAATGCTCATTTTTGATATCAGAAATAAGTACTGGTCCAAAGAAATCTTAAATTTATGTGGGTTAAATGAAAGTATTTTACCGAATATAAAGGCATGTGGAAGCTACATAGGAGATTACAATACAATTCCAGTTTTTTTAGGAGGTCATGACCATCCTATTGGAAGTTTCCCTCTTGAGTTAGATTATTCAACTTTATATGATTCTTGGGGAACTGCAGAAGCCTTTTTCCTTTTATCAGATAATCTAAATATTTTAAAGGATGTAGGGAAAAAGGGATTTAGTGTGGGATGCCTTCTTGAAGATAGATATTATTTGTTGGGGGGAATTCATTTTTCCGGCGGAATTTATAATTGGATTAGAAATGGTTTAAATATTAAAAGAAAAATTGAAAGAATAAATTTTCAGTTTGAAAATGAGCTTTTCTTTTTCCCTTATATTTTAGGGAGAAATATTCCATCTCCCAATAAGGATGCAAAGGGAATGTTTTTCGGAATTACTATCAAAACCACATTAAATGATCTATTACAGAGTATTTGGGAGGGACTATTTTTTGAAACAAGGTTGATCATAGAAGAGATTAGAAATATTGGATTTAATATTGAAAAGATCATATTAGGTGGGGGAATGTGTAGATTCAAAAATATTGTCCAATTAAAGGCGGATATCCTTAATACTCCTTTATTTGTTTCAAAAGAGAGGGAGTTAACAAGTAAGGGTACAGCTTATTTGATAGCAAATAATATATATCCTAAAAATTACGCAGAAAATTTTAAAGTAAAAGAATTTACATTATACGAGCCTATAAATAAATTGGATTATTATGAGGAGAAATTTAAAAAATACAAAGAGTTATTACAGAAGTTTTATAGTTAA
- the rpoZ gene encoding DNA-directed RNA polymerase subunit omega translates to MKDSLDELLKIIPNKYILTVLIAKRARQISEELKFLRQVMARDPQTMAIEELLNGRITYEEEKSK, encoded by the coding sequence ATGAAGGATTCTTTAGACGAATTATTAAAAATAATACCAAATAAATATATTTTGACAGTTTTAATAGCAAAAAGGGCAAGACAGATAAGCGAGGAATTAAAGTTCCTAAGACAAGTTATGGCAAGAGATCCTCAAACTATGGCTATTGAGGAATTATTAAATGGAAGGATCACATACGAGGAGGAGAAATCTAAGTAA